In the genome of Acidobacteriota bacterium, one region contains:
- a CDS encoding DUF433 domain-containing protein produces MQVGRSPVAHADPDISGGTPVFVGTRVPVTTLFDYLEGGETLERFLDQFPSVSRDQALAALDVARRSVLDSARSA; encoded by the coding sequence ATGCAGGTTGGACGCTCTCCGGTTGCCCACGCTGATCCCGACATCTCCGGGGGCACGCCTGTCTTCGTCGGGACCCGCGTGCCCGTAACGACGCTGTTCGACTACCTCGAGGGCGGAGAGACGCTCGAACGGTTCCTTGATCAGTTTCCCTCCGTTTCGCGCGACCAGGCGCTTGCGGCGCTGGACGTCGCCCGACGCTCCGTCCTGGACAGTGCACGTTCTGCTTGA
- a CDS encoding addiction module toxin, HicA family — translation MPSATARDFRRVATRLGFVRSRQTGSHERWIHADGRAVTIPLHAGREIGPPLFFKIVRQLGLTPAEFERLR, via the coding sequence ATGCCTAGTGCCACGGCCCGGGATTTTCGCCGGGTCGCCACAAGGTTGGGGTTCGTCAGAAGCCGCCAGACCGGAAGCCACGAGCGTTGGATTCATGCCGACGGTCGAGCCGTCACGATCCCGCTACACGCTGGCCGAGAGATCGGCCCGCCTCTCTTCTTCAAGATAGTCCGACAGCTCGGACTCACCCCGGCGGAGTTCGAGCGTCTGCGATAA
- a CDS encoding type II toxin-antitoxin system HicB family antitoxin — translation MTLANYKVVVYRQLDGTWVAEVPAIGGCYALMDTREAALEELGRVFRLIAEEHAERGQALPTDTTQIVHA, via the coding sequence ATGACCCTCGCCAACTACAAGGTCGTCGTGTACCGCCAGCTCGACGGTACCTGGGTCGCCGAGGTGCCGGCTATCGGCGGTTGCTATGCGTTGATGGATACCCGCGAGGCGGCGCTGGAAGAACTGGGGCGCGTGTTTCGGCTGATCGCAGAGGAACACGCGGAACGGGGTCAGGCACTTCCGACCGATACGACCCAGATCGTGCATGCCTAG
- a CDS encoding MBL fold metallo-hydrolase, with translation MTATARFIGSGDSFGSGGRFQTCILIDAGGTRFTMDFGASSLVALRQQDIDPNSIDTILLTHLHGDHCAGVPFLLMDAMLGARRRRPLTVAGPRDLRHRMFMIAEALFPGMHVMKPKFELNWIELEHGVPTPVDDILVTARPVKHTWQTNPTALRAEIAGKVICYTGDGEFGEEMALAAKGADLLVAECYFHDKPVPWHLNYPELLAHKADFDARRIVLTHMSPEMLARVDDVPEECAYDGMVVEI, from the coding sequence GTGACCGCGACAGCTCGATTCATCGGCTCCGGCGATTCCTTCGGCAGCGGCGGGCGCTTCCAGACCTGCATCCTGATCGATGCGGGCGGGACACGCTTCACGATGGATTTCGGCGCGTCATCGCTGGTCGCCCTGCGGCAGCAGGACATCGATCCGAACTCCATCGACACGATCCTCCTGACCCACCTCCACGGCGACCATTGCGCCGGCGTGCCGTTCCTGTTGATGGACGCCATGCTGGGCGCAAGACGCCGGCGACCCCTTACCGTCGCCGGCCCGCGGGACCTGCGCCACCGCATGTTCATGATCGCCGAGGCGCTGTTCCCCGGCATGCACGTGATGAAGCCGAAGTTCGAGCTCAACTGGATAGAGCTGGAGCACGGCGTGCCGACCCCGGTCGACGACATCCTCGTGACCGCCCGTCCGGTGAAGCACACCTGGCAGACCAACCCCACCGCCCTGCGCGCCGAGATCGCCGGCAAGGTGATCTGCTACACCGGGGACGGGGAGTTCGGCGAAGAGATGGCGCTGGCCGCCAAGGGAGCCGACCTGCTCGTGGCGGAGTGCTACTTCCACGACAAGCCCGTGCCCTGGCACCTCAACTACCCCGAGCTGCTCGCCCACAAGGCGGACTTCGACGCCAGGCGCATCGTCCTGACCCACATGAGCCCGGAGATGCTCGCCCGTGTCGACGACGTCCCCGAGGAGTGCGCCTACGACGGGATGGTGGTGGAGATCTGA
- a CDS encoding PQQ-binding-like beta-propeller repeat protein → MRRPHRGFVVALVAGIVALTGSLHGQEAQEQGSGYPAADWPYAGGDWTGSRHSTLTDISTETIDRLGGAWMARLPGGVSSRATPVVDDGVLYLSGGANVFAIDGRTGETVWRWQPGSSAAEAQRVPSWQGVGLGDGLVFVPLRSAEVAALRQDTGELVWVETVGSEPPQAGESVTTAPMHARGRVFIGIANGDSGGQGRVIALDAATGERLWTFHVVPRPGEFGHETWPQDSEVWRLGGGGVWLVGAVDPDLGMVYFVTGNPVPMYGGEIRGGDNLFTAAVLALDMETGERRWHYQVVRHDIWDADIATPLLLYETEMDGRTRKALAAMRADGHLFQFDRETGEPIVPIEEREVPQDEYLLTAPTQPFPAAESILPDCSFWRDRVPPPFELSCSFYTPPSLERQDIVALGAPIPMVRVTPMSFSPQTGYIYAQGRAHVGRAFRFDDPWISDNRGSGYLRLTLPESAGVLAAVDGRTGEVVWKNEFRGARLATSGPLTTAGGLMFWGAADGQLEAYDAGAGERLWAFQAGPPGVRQRPGPAVSYAVDGEQFVAIAVGGELWAFALDGDVPARPTAEEPLDDLVRWIGPPPRATDVIETATLVENPIAWSVGGRRNAINEHAFNPVRARVTVGTRVRFVNNGEMPHTIAARDGSWTTGTLQPAMSGYVTFDEPGTFLYHATEHPWAIGEITVEEP, encoded by the coding sequence ATGCGCAGACCGCACCGTGGATTCGTCGTCGCACTCGTGGCCGGCATCGTCGCTCTGACGGGCAGCCTGCACGGGCAGGAAGCGCAGGAGCAGGGAAGCGGCTACCCGGCCGCGGACTGGCCCTACGCCGGCGGGGACTGGACCGGCTCGCGCCACTCGACGCTGACCGACATCTCGACGGAGACCATCGACCGGCTGGGCGGGGCCTGGATGGCGCGGCTCCCCGGGGGCGTGTCGTCGCGGGCGACGCCGGTGGTCGACGACGGCGTCCTGTACCTGTCGGGCGGGGCCAACGTGTTCGCCATCGACGGCCGGACGGGCGAGACGGTGTGGCGCTGGCAGCCGGGGAGCTCGGCCGCCGAGGCGCAGCGGGTGCCGTCGTGGCAGGGAGTCGGCCTGGGTGACGGGCTCGTCTTCGTGCCGCTGCGAAGCGCGGAGGTGGCGGCGCTGCGGCAGGACACCGGCGAGCTGGTCTGGGTGGAGACGGTCGGCAGCGAGCCGCCGCAGGCGGGCGAATCGGTCACCACGGCCCCCATGCACGCACGGGGCAGGGTGTTCATCGGCATCGCGAACGGCGACAGCGGCGGGCAGGGGCGCGTCATCGCCCTCGACGCGGCGACCGGCGAGCGGCTGTGGACGTTCCACGTCGTGCCGCGGCCCGGCGAGTTCGGCCACGAGACCTGGCCCCAGGACAGTGAAGTGTGGCGGCTCGGCGGGGGCGGCGTCTGGCTGGTGGGCGCGGTCGATCCCGACCTGGGGATGGTCTACTTCGTCACCGGCAACCCGGTCCCGATGTACGGCGGCGAGATCCGCGGCGGCGACAACCTGTTCACCGCCGCGGTGCTCGCCCTCGACATGGAGACCGGCGAGCGGCGCTGGCACTACCAGGTGGTCCGGCACGACATCTGGGACGCCGACATCGCCACGCCGCTGCTGCTCTACGAGACCGAGATGGACGGCCGCACCCGCAAGGCGCTGGCCGCGATGCGGGCCGACGGCCACCTGTTCCAGTTCGACCGCGAGACGGGCGAGCCGATCGTGCCCATCGAGGAGCGGGAGGTGCCGCAGGACGAGTACCTGCTGACCGCACCGACCCAGCCCTTCCCGGCGGCCGAGAGTATCCTGCCCGACTGCTCCTTCTGGCGCGACCGGGTGCCGCCGCCGTTCGAGTTGAGTTGCAGCTTCTACACGCCGCCGTCGCTGGAGCGGCAGGACATCGTGGCGCTGGGCGCCCCGATTCCGATGGTGCGGGTGACGCCGATGTCGTTCAGCCCGCAGACCGGCTACATCTACGCGCAGGGGCGGGCGCACGTCGGCCGCGCGTTCCGCTTCGACGATCCGTGGATCTCGGACAACCGTGGCAGCGGCTACCTGCGGCTGACGCTGCCCGAGTCGGCCGGCGTCCTGGCCGCCGTCGACGGGCGGACCGGCGAGGTGGTCTGGAAGAACGAGTTCCGCGGCGCGCGGCTCGCCACCAGCGGCCCGCTGACGACCGCGGGCGGACTGATGTTCTGGGGCGCGGCCGACGGGCAGCTCGAAGCCTACGACGCCGGCGCCGGCGAGCGGCTGTGGGCGTTCCAGGCGGGCCCGCCCGGCGTGCGGCAGCGGCCCGGACCGGCGGTCTCGTATGCGGTCGACGGCGAGCAGTTCGTCGCCATCGCGGTCGGCGGCGAGCTGTGGGCGTTCGCCCTCGACGGCGACGTGCCGGCGCGTCCGACGGCCGAGGAGCCGCTCGACGATCTGGTCCGCTGGATCGGCCCGCCGCCGCGCGCGACCGACGTCATCGAGACCGCGACGCTGGTCGAGAATCCCATCGCGTGGTCGGTGGGCGGGCGTCGCAACGCGATCAACGAGCACGCATTCAACCCGGTGCGGGCCCGCGTCACCGTCGGGACGCGGGTGCGGTTCGTCAACAACGGCGAGATGCCGCACACCATCGCGGCGCGCGACGGAAGCTGGACGACCGGCACGCTGCAACCCGCGATGTCGGGCTACGTCACCTTCGACGAGCCGGGCACGTTCCTGTACCACGCCACGGAGCACCCGTGGGCAATCGGGGAGATCACTGTCGAGGAGCCGTAG
- a CDS encoding PQQ-binding-like beta-propeller repeat protein, with the protein MRSTASSSSPSRSAASCGRSPSTATCRRVRRPRSRSTIWSAGSARRRARPTSSRPRRWSRIPSRGRWAGVATRSTSTHSTRCGPASPSGRGCGSSTTARCRTPSRRATEAGRPARCNPRCRATSPSTSRARSCTTPRSTRGQSGRSLSRSRRDRTVTNAKGNEMSRYAFTLLLVVALCAPAAAQDRWPQFRGPGARGVSEAAGLPTSWSTTENVAWVADLPGLGWSSPVVWDDTVYVTTVVSTAPVEEPLGGLYRGRETWAPSMAEHRWIVYALDVGTGAVRWEREVHRGAPAGGYHMKNTLATETPVTDGDALFVYFGNLGVFSLDTADGGLRWSRDVEPAATRLGWGTAASPVLHDGRLYIQNDNDDQSYLLALSAETGNEVWRIPRDEGTNWSTPFVWENARRTEIVTTGTDRVRSYDLDGDLLWELTGMSSITVPTPFAEFGLLYLGSGYLGDQQRPVYAIRPGASGDISLRGSETANEFIAWSQPQAAPYNPSQILYGDVLYTLLDRGFFTAHDARTGEEVYSRQRVTVGAAFTASPWAYGDRIFALSEDGDAYVIRAGRTFEVLGRNPLGEFTMATPAIAQGSLFIRTRSKLYRIAEAAAP; encoded by the coding sequence ATGCGGTCGACGGCGAGCAGTTCGTCGCCATCGCGGTCGGCGGCGAGCTGTGGGCGTTCGCCCTCGACGGCGACGTGCCGGCGCGTCCGACGGCCGAGGAGCCGCTCGACGATCTGGTCCGCTGGATCGGCCCGCCGCCGCGCGCGACCGACGTCATCGAGACCGCGACGCTGGTCGAGAATCCCATCGCGTGGTCGGTGGGCGGGCGTCGCAACGCGATCAACGAGCACGCATTCAACCCGGTGCGGGCCCGCGTCACCGTCGGGACGCGGGTGCGGTTCGTCAACAACGGCGAGATGCCGCACACCATCGCGGCGCGCGACGGAAGCTGGACGACCGGCACGCTGCAACCCGCGATGTCGGGCTACGTCACCTTCGACGAGCCGGGCACGTTCCTGTACCACGCCACGGAGCACCCGTGGGCAATCGGGGAGATCACTGTCGAGGAGCCGTAGGGACCGAACCGTGACCAACGCGAAGGGGAATGAGATGAGTCGATACGCGTTCACCCTGCTGCTCGTCGTGGCCCTGTGCGCGCCGGCCGCCGCCCAGGATCGCTGGCCCCAGTTCCGGGGCCCGGGCGCCCGCGGCGTTTCCGAGGCCGCCGGACTGCCGACAAGTTGGAGCACCACCGAGAACGTCGCCTGGGTCGCCGACCTGCCGGGCCTCGGCTGGAGCTCGCCGGTGGTCTGGGACGACACGGTCTACGTCACGACCGTCGTCAGCACGGCGCCGGTCGAAGAACCGCTGGGCGGCCTCTATCGCGGGCGCGAGACGTGGGCCCCCTCGATGGCGGAACACCGCTGGATCGTCTACGCGCTCGACGTCGGCACCGGGGCCGTGCGGTGGGAGCGCGAGGTGCATCGCGGTGCGCCGGCCGGGGGCTACCACATGAAGAACACCCTGGCGACCGAGACGCCGGTCACCGACGGCGACGCGCTGTTCGTCTACTTCGGCAACCTCGGCGTCTTCTCCCTCGACACGGCGGACGGCGGGTTGCGCTGGTCGCGCGACGTCGAGCCCGCGGCCACCCGGTTGGGGTGGGGCACCGCCGCGTCGCCGGTGCTGCACGACGGCCGCCTCTATATCCAGAACGACAACGACGATCAGTCGTACCTGCTCGCGCTGAGCGCGGAGACCGGCAACGAGGTCTGGCGCATCCCGCGGGACGAGGGTACCAACTGGTCGACCCCCTTCGTCTGGGAGAACGCGCGGCGGACCGAGATCGTCACCACCGGCACCGACCGCGTGCGCTCCTACGACCTCGACGGCGACCTGCTGTGGGAGCTCACCGGCATGTCGTCCATCACCGTTCCCACGCCGTTCGCCGAGTTCGGCCTGCTCTATCTCGGCTCGGGGTATCTCGGCGACCAGCAGCGCCCGGTCTACGCCATCCGCCCCGGCGCCAGCGGCGACATCTCGCTCCGCGGCTCGGAGACGGCCAACGAGTTCATCGCGTGGTCGCAGCCGCAGGCCGCACCCTACAACCCGTCGCAGATTCTCTACGGCGACGTGCTGTACACGCTGCTCGACCGGGGGTTCTTCACCGCCCACGACGCGCGCACCGGCGAGGAGGTCTACTCCCGGCAGCGGGTCACGGTCGGGGCCGCGTTCACCGCCTCGCCCTGGGCCTACGGCGACAGGATCTTCGCGCTGAGCGAGGACGGCGACGCCTACGTGATCCGCGCCGGCCGGACATTCGAGGTCCTCGGCCGCAATCCGCTCGGCGAGTTCACGATGGCCACGCCGGCCATCGCCCAGGGCAGCCTGTTCATCCGGACGCGGTCGAAGCTCTACCGGATTGCCGAGGCCGCGGCTCCCTGA
- a CDS encoding PQQ-binding-like beta-propeller repeat protein produces MRGCYNRRVLRPRSRAALTCRLLLALLLLPAAAEAQEADWRTYLGDPGRRHYSPLDEITRDNVHRLQPAWRYDSGALRDGVSRMYTSPLIVDGVLYGLSPRLVAFALDAATGEELWRYDADLGQTDQRGLMWWESGADRRLLYTAGRHLIALDPANGNPVETFGDNGALDLLPDGLSGPFSVTVPGIVFRELIILGFTTSEDRNALPGSISAYRARDGALVWRFHSIPRPNDVAANTWAEGALASAGGANTWTGMALDVDRELLFAPTGSATPDFDGRTRQGSNLYANTLLALDVRTGILRWHYQVVRHDLWDRDLPAPPTLVQLRRDGASIDAVAMPTKSGQLFVFDRDTGDPLVEVTEAEAAQSRILGEGVAPVQPQSAVAFTRQQFELTTRSPEAREFVGAIVSRLDQRPLAPPSIEGSLIYPFYAGGANWGGAAFDPSTQRLIINAQEIGGIAQIARADEAEADYALVDRNGIRDQDGLPGNTPPWGTLTSIDLATGRFDWQVPLGDYPSLAGAGYGAENYGGPIVTAGGLIFIAATPDAKLRAFDTRDGSLLWQGDLPAGGFSTPAVYRAGGRQFVVIAAGGGRMGPPSSAEYVAFALPVRAFASPPRPWPLLPR; encoded by the coding sequence ATGCGCGGTTGCTACAATCGCCGCGTGTTGCGTCCGAGGAGCCGAGCTGCCCTGACGTGCCGGCTGCTGCTGGCTTTGCTGCTGTTGCCCGCCGCCGCGGAAGCGCAGGAGGCGGACTGGCGCACCTACCTGGGAGACCCCGGCCGCCGGCACTACTCGCCGCTCGACGAGATCACGCGTGACAACGTGCACCGGCTGCAGCCGGCGTGGCGCTACGACTCGGGCGCACTGCGCGACGGCGTTTCCCGCATGTACACGAGCCCGCTCATCGTGGACGGCGTCCTCTACGGTCTGTCGCCCCGGCTCGTGGCGTTCGCCCTGGACGCGGCGACCGGGGAAGAGCTGTGGCGCTACGACGCCGACCTGGGGCAGACCGATCAGCGGGGCCTCATGTGGTGGGAGTCGGGCGCCGACAGGCGACTGCTGTATACGGCCGGACGCCACCTGATAGCGCTCGATCCCGCCAACGGCAACCCCGTCGAGACGTTCGGCGACAACGGCGCGCTCGATCTGCTGCCGGACGGTCTGTCCGGGCCATTCAGCGTTACCGTCCCCGGCATCGTCTTCAGGGAGCTGATCATCCTCGGCTTCACCACGAGCGAGGATCGGAACGCGCTGCCAGGCTCGATTTCCGCCTACCGCGCTCGCGACGGTGCACTCGTGTGGCGTTTCCACAGCATTCCGCGCCCGAACGATGTGGCGGCCAACACGTGGGCCGAAGGCGCCCTGGCGAGCGCCGGGGGCGCCAACACCTGGACCGGCATGGCGCTGGACGTCGATCGGGAGCTGCTGTTCGCACCGACCGGGTCCGCGACGCCCGATTTCGACGGCCGCACCCGACAGGGGAGCAATCTCTACGCCAACACGCTCCTGGCGCTCGACGTCCGCACCGGCATCCTGCGGTGGCACTACCAGGTGGTGCGGCACGACCTGTGGGATCGCGATCTCCCCGCGCCGCCGACGCTGGTGCAACTGCGGCGCGACGGCGCCTCGATCGACGCCGTCGCGATGCCGACGAAGTCCGGGCAGCTCTTCGTCTTCGACCGGGACACCGGCGACCCGCTCGTCGAGGTCACCGAGGCGGAGGCGGCGCAGAGCCGGATTCTGGGGGAGGGCGTGGCGCCCGTCCAACCGCAATCGGCAGTCGCCTTCACGCGGCAGCAGTTCGAGCTGACCACCCGCAGCCCGGAGGCACGCGAGTTCGTTGGCGCGATCGTCTCCCGCCTCGACCAGCGTCCCCTTGCGCCCCCCAGCATCGAGGGAAGCCTGATCTACCCGTTCTATGCCGGTGGCGCGAACTGGGGCGGCGCCGCGTTCGATCCGTCGACGCAGCGGCTGATCATCAACGCGCAGGAGATCGGCGGCATAGCGCAGATCGCGCGCGCTGATGAAGCGGAGGCCGACTACGCGCTGGTTGACCGCAACGGGATTCGCGATCAGGACGGTCTGCCCGGCAACACGCCACCCTGGGGCACCCTGACCTCCATCGATCTGGCGACCGGACGATTCGACTGGCAGGTGCCGTTGGGCGACTATCCGTCGCTGGCGGGCGCGGGCTACGGCGCCGAGAACTACGGCGGCCCGATCGTCACCGCGGGCGGTCTGATCTTCATCGCCGCGACCCCGGATGCGAAGCTGCGCGCCTTCGACACCCGAGACGGCTCGCTGCTCTGGCAGGGCGACCTGCCGGCCGGCGGATTCTCGACGCCCGCGGTCTACCGCGCCGGCGGGCGGCAATTCGTCGTCATTGCCGCGGGCGGCGGCCGGATGGGTCCGCCGTCGAGCGCCGAGTACGTGGCCTTCGCGCTTCCGGTGCGTGCGTTCGCGTCCCCGCCCCGGCCGTGGCCGCTGCTGCCAAGGTAA
- a CDS encoding PQQ-binding-like beta-propeller repeat protein yields MATSLLTSVLRATRHWPRFPMVSLVLLAATFLSVPPLHAQDDWRHWGRDAGNQRHSPLTQITVDNVSTLVPAWRYEMTKVGVPSRPSQSTPLLVDGVLYLSFPYYRVVALEPETGEELWEYTAPGDWNSPEHQLHWTGGSMRGLAWWEGDDRTPPQIVFGTEEGELISLNAATGIPNPRFGSDGFVDLKTEDVMNGFPNMHYGISSGVAIWKHLVFTGVHNADETGSKGPAGDTRAWDLRTGELVWTFHTVPHPGEFGNDTWHDDSWRNVSGANTWSFFTIDEERGILYMPLGSAHNDFYGMDRPGDNLFSDSIVAVDALTGERLWHFQAVHHDLWDLDMPAPPILFDVQRDGETIPAVGVVTKYPVLFIFNRVTGEPIYEIEERPVPAGNMPGEYYAPTQPFPVKPPPFGRIDFTMDEIATVTPEHTAACRGLLMQYDGGRNRGPYTPPSAEGALVFPSTGGGTEFTGGTFDPSLGYYIINYADTGHISQLVKVEDDPDRRGYVGPPESRRIYWHVVTRPSVNGWPCWQPPWSRLVAVDVNSGEIAWMIPFGTVEGAPPGLLTGAPNSQKGGPTSTASGVLFIGGASDRRFRAYETKTGRELWSVETEQLISGANPITYLGKDGKQYVAVAAGTTLLTYTLP; encoded by the coding sequence ATGGCTACGAGCTTGCTGACGTCCGTTCTCCGAGCGACCCGGCATTGGCCGCGGTTTCCGATGGTGTCCCTTGTACTGCTGGCGGCGACGTTCCTCTCCGTGCCGCCGCTGCACGCGCAGGACGATTGGCGGCACTGGGGACGCGACGCCGGCAACCAGCGCCACTCGCCGCTGACGCAGATCACGGTGGACAACGTCTCGACCCTGGTGCCGGCCTGGCGCTACGAGATGACGAAGGTAGGCGTGCCGTCACGGCCTAGCCAGTCGACCCCGCTCCTGGTCGACGGCGTCCTGTACCTGTCGTTCCCCTACTACCGCGTGGTGGCGCTGGAGCCGGAGACCGGTGAGGAGCTCTGGGAGTACACGGCGCCCGGCGACTGGAACTCGCCCGAGCACCAGTTGCACTGGACGGGCGGCTCCATGCGAGGCCTGGCCTGGTGGGAGGGCGACGACCGAACGCCCCCGCAGATCGTGTTCGGCACCGAGGAGGGCGAGCTGATCTCGCTGAACGCGGCCACCGGCATCCCCAACCCGCGGTTCGGCAGCGACGGCTTCGTCGATCTGAAGACCGAGGACGTGATGAACGGCTTCCCGAACATGCACTACGGGATCTCGTCCGGCGTGGCCATCTGGAAGCACCTCGTGTTCACCGGCGTCCACAACGCCGACGAGACCGGGTCGAAGGGGCCGGCGGGCGACACCCGCGCGTGGGATCTGCGGACGGGCGAGCTCGTCTGGACGTTCCACACCGTGCCCCATCCCGGCGAGTTCGGCAACGACACCTGGCACGACGATTCGTGGCGCAACGTCAGCGGCGCCAACACCTGGTCGTTCTTCACCATCGACGAGGAGCGCGGCATTCTGTACATGCCGCTGGGGTCCGCCCACAACGATTTCTACGGCATGGACCGGCCCGGGGACAATCTCTTTTCGGACTCGATCGTCGCCGTCGACGCCCTGACGGGAGAGCGGCTGTGGCACTTCCAGGCCGTCCACCACGACCTGTGGGACCTGGACATGCCGGCGCCGCCCATCCTGTTCGACGTCCAGCGGGACGGCGAGACCATCCCGGCCGTCGGCGTCGTCACCAAGTATCCCGTGCTGTTCATCTTCAACCGGGTCACCGGCGAGCCCATCTACGAGATAGAGGAGCGCCCGGTGCCCGCCGGGAACATGCCCGGGGAGTACTACGCGCCGACGCAGCCTTTCCCGGTGAAGCCGCCGCCCTTCGGACGCATCGACTTCACGATGGACGAGATAGCGACGGTGACGCCCGAGCACACCGCCGCGTGCCGCGGGCTGTTGATGCAGTACGACGGCGGGCGCAACCGCGGCCCCTACACGCCGCCGTCGGCGGAGGGCGCGCTGGTGTTCCCGTCGACCGGCGGCGGGACCGAGTTCACCGGCGGGACCTTCGACCCGAGCCTCGGCTACTACATCATCAACTACGCGGACACCGGCCACATCAGCCAGCTCGTCAAGGTGGAGGACGATCCCGACCGCCGCGGCTACGTGGGTCCGCCCGAGTCGCGCCGGATCTACTGGCACGTCGTCACCCGGCCGTCCGTCAACGGCTGGCCCTGCTGGCAGCCGCCCTGGTCGAGGCTGGTGGCCGTAGACGTCAACAGCGGCGAGATCGCCTGGATGATCCCGTTCGGCACGGTCGAGGGCGCGCCCCCCGGCCTGCTGACCGGCGCCCCCAACTCGCAGAAGGGCGGGCCGACCTCCACCGCGAGCGGCGTGCTCTTCATCGGCGGCGCCAGCGACCGGCGGTTCCGCGCTTACGAGACGAAGACCGGGCGCGAGCTGTGGAGCGTCGAGACCGAGCAGTTGATCAGCGGCGCCAACCCCATCACCTACCTGGGGAAGGACGGCAAGCAGTACGTCGCCGTGGCGGCGGGCACGACGCTGCTGACCTACACGCTGCCGTGA
- a CDS encoding type II toxin-antitoxin system HicB family antitoxin, giving the protein MLQYPVKLTTEGASVLVDFPDFPEAHTFGETRKEALTRASDALLTVIDAYMKDRQRLPQPSKGKVMVGVPVLAVPKIELYNAMREKRITKAELGRRLGWHMPQVDRVLDVHHASRMDRLQQALQAVDRRLEVTVVEA; this is encoded by the coding sequence ATGTTGCAGTATCCGGTGAAGTTGACGACGGAGGGTGCAAGTGTGCTCGTGGATTTTCCAGATTTCCCGGAGGCGCATACTTTTGGGGAAACGCGGAAGGAAGCTCTGACGCGGGCGTCTGACGCCCTTCTGACCGTGATCGATGCATACATGAAAGACCGGCAACGGTTGCCACAGCCTTCGAAGGGAAAGGTAATGGTCGGTGTTCCGGTATTGGCCGTGCCAAAGATTGAGCTGTACAACGCAATGAGAGAGAAGAGAATCACCAAGGCCGAACTTGGGCGGCGGCTTGGTTGGCACATGCCACAGGTTGACCGTGTCCTCGATGTTCACCACGCCTCCCGAATGGACAGACTTCAGCAGGCGCTTCAGGCTGTTGATCGACGACTGGAAGTGACGGTCGTTGAGGCGTGA